In the genome of Magnolia sinica isolate HGM2019 chromosome 2, MsV1, whole genome shotgun sequence, one region contains:
- the LOC131230887 gene encoding pentatricopeptide repeat-containing protein At5g66520-like, with the protein MDQLLNSRCVQQHIFSLLESCKCRKKLSQIHAQILVNGFSQKKFLLSKLISSCISSGNLLHAHVAFHQIHNPTTVLYNHMIRGFARSSTPHHSFLLYNQMKASHAQKPDSFTYSFLLTSCSTPSFSIHGQQLHGIIVSTGFSSCIFVLTNLINMYIATSQGNAVADARRVFDDMPLRNTATWNSMIAGYLRCGDADAARRMFDDMPERNVISWTTVIAGCAQSGRCKQALLLFHEMQKARVEPDQVAMVAALSACAEFGDLKSGRWIHAFIDEVPGFKQPRLVSLNNALIHMYAKCGVIEEAHRIFEEMPQRSVISWTTMITGFAMHGRGEDALSVFKRMQSMGVRPDEITFIGVLCACSHAGWVDEGRRCFDHMIRVCHITPRIEHYGCMVDLLSRAGLLDEANKLIDTMPIEPNDVVWGALLGGCRIHKDVELASHVGGQLTELEPDRAAGYLVLLSNVYAAAKRWDDVARVRGRMVQMGVKKPVGRSWIEVNGVIHDFVAGDQTHGQAAAIYKMVDEIMKQAKLAGHIPDTSQVLLDVEEEERESFLHFHSEKLAIAFGLISISDEGIPIQIVKNLRICTDCHSTVKFVSKAFNREISIRDRNRFHHFRGGICSCRDYW; encoded by the coding sequence ATGGACCAACTTTTGAATTCGAGATGTGTACAACAGCATATATTCTCTCTCTTGGAGAGCTGCAAATGTAGGAAGAAGCTGAGTCAGATCCATGCCCAGATCCTCGTTAACGGCTTCTCCCAAAAGAAATTCCTCCTTTCCAAGCTCATTTCCTCCTGCATTTCCTCCGGAAATCTCCTCCACGCACACGTTGCTTTCCACCAAATCCATAACCCAACCACAGTCTTATATAACCATATGATCAGAGGCTTCGCCCGCAGCTCAACGCCCCACCACTCCTTTCTACTCTACAATCAAATGAAAGCAAGCCATGCCCAAAAACCCGACAGTTTCACCTACTCCTTCCTCCTCACTTCCTGTTCGACACCTTCTTTCTCAATACACGGCCAACAGCTACATGGGATCATTGTCTCCACCGGCTTCTCTTCCTGCATCTTCGTGCTCACTAATCTCATTAACATGTACATCGCAACCAGTCAGGGCAATGCAGTGGCCGATGCACGTCGCGTCTTTGACGACATGCCACTCCGCAACACTGCCACATGGAATTCTATGATCGCTGGGTATTTGAGATGTGGTGATGCAGACGCCGCTCGTAGGATGTTTGATGACATGCCTGAAAGGAATGTCATCTCGTGGACAACCGTGATTGCTGGCTGTGCTCAGAGTGGGAGGTGCAAGCAAGCCCTCTTACTTTTCCATGAAATGCAGAAGGCCCGCGTGGAACCAGACCAGGTAGCCATGGTTGCTGCACTATCCGCATGCGCTGAATTCGGAGATTTGAAGTCGGGAAGATGGATCCACGCCTTCATAGATGAGGTTCCGGGGTTTAAACAACCACGGCTTGTTTCCCTGAACAATGCACTCATTCATATGTATGCGAAATGTGGCGTCATCGAAGAAGCCCATAGGATCTTCGAAGAGATGCCTCAGCGAAGTGTCATCTCTTGGACTACTATGATCACAGGCTTTGCTATGCACGGTCGCGGAGAGGATGCACTCAGTGTATTCAAGCGAATGCAAAGCATGGGAGTAAGGCCCGATGAAATCACCTTCATCGGGGTGCTATGCGCATGCAGCCATGCAGGTTGGGTTGATGAAGGCCGTCGCTGTTTCGATCACATGATTCGAGTCTGCCACATCACACCTAGGATTGAGCACTATGGGTGCATGGTTGATTTGCTGAGCCGTGCGGGTCTGTTGGACGAAGCAAACAAGCTTATTGACACCATGCCCATTGAGCCCAACGATGTTGTGTGGGGTGCCCTTCTTGGTGGGTGCAGGATTCACAAGGACGTAGAGCTGGCAAGCCATGTGGGTGGCCAGTTGACAGAGCTAGAACCAGACCGAGCCGCGGGCTACCTAGTTCTCCTATCGAACGTGTATGCAGCAGCTAAGAGGTGGGATGATGTTGCTAGAGTGAGGGGGAGGATGGTCCAGATGGGGGTAAAAAAACCAGTTGGTCGCAGCTGGATTGAAGTTAATGGTGTCATCCACGATTTCGTGGCTGGGGACCAAACACATGGGCAAGCTGCTGCCATCTACAAGATGGTAGACGAGATCATGAAGCAAGCCAAATTGGCAGGCCACATACCTGACACATCACAGGTGTTGTTGGATGTggaggaagaagagagggagagctttCTCCATTTTCACAGTGAGAAACTGGCAATAGCTTTTGGGTTGATTAGCATCTCAGATGAAGGAATACCTATCCAGATTGTGAAGAACCTTCGCATCTGTACTGACTGCCACTCCACTGTTAAGTTTGTTTCAAAGGCTTTCAATAGAGAAATCAGCATCAGGGATCGAAATCGTTTCCACCATTTCAGAGGAGGAATCTGTTCTTGTAGGGACTATTGGTAA
- the LOC131230914 gene encoding pentatricopeptide repeat-containing protein At5g61400, translated as MYGGCMGRKCPKLLSSSLKKIGGTLSTATPFSLSRSRYSSSSSSSPQLHSTIIHAFATSKRYGKAISFTKHLIQSLQKPSSIFNALALSKSSPAVLDVFIIAFSQLDLVDEASWLYHKLKALPVANACNSLLHASLKMARLDTVWKLYEDMLFRGLVPTVVTYNILINACCYQGHQTKALSLFGQMVSKGIDPTVVTYTTIISGLCKEGNLSQAVRMFRTMGQSGVLPNVYTYNALMDGHCKAVSANQALGLYEEMLRNGLQPNVVTFSTLIDGFCKEGELSRARKLFVGMLKQGFLPNVFVYNCLLDGHCKAGNMREAVGLYSEMTKVNISPDVFTYSILIKGLCNEGRVVEGTDLFRKMQQDGIQANSVTYNTLIDGYCKQENIEAALEVCSWMVNKGIEPNVITFSSLIDGYCKEGMMEFAMGLYSEMVVKGLKPDIVAYTALIDGHSKDGNLKEAFRLHKEMEDMGLTPNNFALSCLVDGLCKDGRINDAVKLFMEKTGAGFGGTIHRKEFATDALAESSCCSPNRVTYTALIHGLCRDGWIIKASKFFWDMIDSGLIPDVLTYTVLMWGQCQSGHLLNAMMLHADMLKMGIMPNAVTYHVLASGYRENGDIQSALRCPLDYHDLESHFGCS; from the coding sequence ATGTATGGTGGATGCATGGGAAGAAAATGCCCAAAACTCCTCTCTTCCTCATTAAAGAAGATTGGCGGTACTCTTTCCACTGCAACTCCCTTCTCTTTATCAAGATCAagatattcatcatcatcatcatcatctccacaGCTCCATTCCACAATCATCCATGCCTTTGCCACTTCTAAACGCTACGGCAAGGCCATCTCTTTCACCAAGCACCTCATCCAATCTCTTCAAAAACCCTCCTCTATTTTTAATGCTCTCGCTCTCTCCAAATCCTCTCCTGCTGTCCTTGACGTCTTCATCATCGCCTTCTCCCAATTGGATCTCGTTGATGAAGCCTCTTGGCTATATCACAAGCTCAAGGCTTTACCCGTCGCCAACGCCTGCAATTCCCTCCTCCACGCATCCCTCAAGATGGCCAGACTCGATACCGTCTGGAAGCTGTATGAGGATATGCTCTTCCGCGGCCTCGTCCCCACTGTCGTCACCTATAACATTCTTATCAATGCTTGCTGTTACCAAGGCCACCAAACCAAAGCTCTTTCCTTGTTCGGCCAGATGGTCAGCAAGGGGATTGATCCAACGGTTGTTACTTATACCACCATTATCTCTGGCCTGTGCAAGGAGGGTAACCTTTCACAAGCAGTCCGCATGTTTAGAACGATGGGCCAATCGGGTGTGCTTCCCAACGTCTACACTTACAATGCTCTCATGGATGGTCACTGTAAAGCGGTTAGTGCTAACCAAGCACTTGGACTGTATGAAGAAATGCTCAGAAATGGTTTGCAGCCAAATGTCGTTACCTTTAGTACATTGATTGACGGTTTCTGCAAGGAAGGGGAATTGAGCAGAGCGAGAAAGCTTTTTGTTGGTATGTTAAAGCAAGGTTTTCTTCCAAATGTCTTCGTTTATAACTGTCTGCTTGATGGTCACTGTAAGGCGGGCAATATGCGGGAAGCTGTTGGTCTCTATTCTGAGATGACCAAGGTGAATATCTCGCCTGATGTCTTCACATACAGCATACTGATAAAGGGTCTCTGCAATGAGGGTAGAGTGGTGGAAGGGACCGATTTATTCCGAAAAATGCAGCAAGATGGAATTCAAGCTAATTCAGTCACTTATAATACACTGATCGATGGGTACTGTAAACAAGAAAATATAGAGGCAGCTTTGGAAGTGTGCTCATGGATGGTCAATAAGGGTATAGAACCTAACGTCATCACCTTTTCTTCGTTAATAGATGGGTACTGCAAGGAGGGGATGATGGAGTTTGCCATGGGATTATATTCAGAAATGGTGGTAAAAGGTCTCAAACCCGACATTGTTGCCTATACAGCACTGATTGATGGGCACTCAAAAGATGGCAACCTGAAAGAGGCATTTAGGTTGCACAAGGAAATGGAGGATATGGGCCTTACTCCAAACAATTTTGCACTCAGTTGCCTGGTTGATGGATTGTGCAAGGATGGGCGAATTAATGATGCGGTCAAACTCTTCATGGAGAAAACAGGGGCTGGTTTTGGTGGAACTATACACAGAAAAGAATTTGCAACTGATGCTCTGGCTGAAAGTAGCTGCTGTTCACCAAATCGAGTAACATATACAGCTCTAATTCATGGTCTCTGTAGAGATGGATGGATTATTAAAGCCAGTAAGTTTTTCTGGGACATGATAGATTCGGGTTTGATACCAGATGTTCTTACTTACACTGTCCTTATGTGGGGGCAATGCCAGTCAGGGCACCTGCTGAATGCTATGATGCTGCATGCGGACATGCTGAAAATGGGTATAATGCCCAATGCTGTTACATATCATGTATTGGCTAGTGGTTATCGGGAGAATGGTGACATCCAATCAGCTCTCAGGTGTCCCTTGGACTATCATGATCTTGAATCACATTTTGGGTGCTCATAA
- the LOC131230923 gene encoding putative pentatricopeptide repeat-containing protein At1g74400, with product MKVLHHFAALLVTGTKLLARAPRQAHLHCHSRQRKLNTTLNGYIQSNSPSRALVLLQRLQRKGSSPIDSFTLLLMLKACAKTSSAIEGKQIHALIVNLGFEPIIFIQTALISMYSATGSLEDAHHVFNEIFTRNVVCWSALISAYVDNGRPNKALELFREMQMENVEPDGVTITIALSACADLGALDMGEWIHGYIGRKEGFKADLYLKNALINMYAKCGDIKTARRLFDKANQRDVMTWTSMIVGHAVHGQAAEALKLFAEMKDKANAIENNKNNDYHRYNDGMVDFVIPNEVTFIGVLMACSHGGLVEEGLQHLESMSKDYHLKPRICHYGCMVDLFCRAGLVKEAYTFTRNMPMRPNAVVWRTLLSACSLRGNVELGAHIKRRLLELEPDFAGDCVTISNMYATAGLWLEKSIARKQIKRRRDPGCSSIEVESRVHEFVAADRKHPLKREIYSVLEGLVRNLRASGYAPNSSNLADDEIAEE from the coding sequence ATGAAAGTGCTACACCACTTTGCTGCTCTTCTTGTGACGGGGACCAAGCTACTTGCAAGGGCCCCACGCCAAGCCCACCTTCACTGTCATAGCAGACAACGAAAGCTTAATACCACCCTCAATGGGTATATCCAATCCAATTCCCCCAGCAGAGCCCTCGTACTCCTTCAGCGTCTGCAGAGAAAAGGCAGCTCTCCCATTGACAGCTTCACACTCCTCCTCATGCTCAAGGCATGCGCCAAAACGTCCTCTGCAATTGAAGGAAAACAGATCCATGCACTCATTGTGAACCTCGGCTTTGAACCCATCATCTTTATTCAGACAGCCCTCATAAGCATGTACTCAGCAACAGGGAGTCTCGAAGACGCACATCACGTATTCAACGAAATCTTCACAAGAAATGTTGTCTGCTGGAGTGCCTTGATTTCTGCATATGTTGACAATGGAAGGCCCAACAAGGCTCTCGAGCTCTTCAGAGAGATGCAAATGGAAAATGTAGAACCAGACGGGGTAACTATAACCATTGCCCTCTCTGCCTGTGCAGATCTGGGGGCGCTAGACATGGGAGAATGGATTCACGGATACATTGGTCGTAAGGAAGGATTCAAAGCAGATCTCTATCTGAAGAATGCTCTCATAAACATGTATGCAAAATGTGGAGACATCAAAACTGCTCGGCGATTGTTTGATAAGGCAAACCAAAGGGATGTAATGACTTGGACGTCAATGATTGTGGGCCATGCTGTGCATGGACAAGCAGCGGAAGCTCTAAAACTCTTTGCTGAAATGAAAGATAAAGCAAATGCAATCGAGAACAACAAAAACAATGATTATCACCGTTATAATGATGGTATGGTTGATTTTGTCATCCCTAATGAGGTCACATTCATTGGAGTTTTGATGGCATGCAGCCATGGAGGTTTGGTGGAAGAAGGGTTGCAGCATTTGGAAAGCATGAGCAAGGATTACCATTTGAAGCCCCGGATCTGCCACTATGGGTGCATGGTGGATCTATTCTGCCGAGCTGGACTTGTAAAAGAGGCATACACCTTCACCAGAAACATGCCAATGCGGCCTAATGCAGTAGTATGGCGCACCTTGCTCAGTGCCTGTAGCCTTCGTGGTAACGTTGAGCTCGGAGCTCACATAAAGCGTCGGCTGCTTGAGCTGGAGCCTGATTTTGCCGGTGATTGTGTCACCATCTCCAACATGTATGCCACTGCAGGCCTGTGGCTGGAGAAGTCAATTGCAAGGAAACAGATAAAGCGACGGAGAGATCCAGGTTGCAGTTCGATTGAGGTAGAGAGCAGAGTCCATGAATTTGTTGCTGCAGACAGGAAACACcctctgaagagagagatatACAGTGTTCTTGAGGGACTGGTTAGGAACTTGAGGGCTTCCGGGTATGCTCCAAACAGTTCAAATTTGGCTGATGATGAGATAGCCGAGGAatga